AAAGCTTAATTTGTCTAGACATAATTTCCTCCTTTGTGTAATATCTCTTAGCTTTCAAAGAGCTTGACAAAAAATCAGATTCCCAGCTGATAATTTTGCCAAGCAAACCTCCAAACACACTAAAAAAGCCTCCGGTTTGGAGGCTTTGTTGATCAAACTATATTACGGTAATTTTTAATCAGTAGCCTCCTTGTGTTTTAGGTAATCAACACCAAACACCATACAAATAAGGGTGTTTTCTGAGCGATTGGTTTGATAAAGACTACGTTTGCCTATCATATGACTAATTATTATAATATAATTATAGGATAATGCAAGAATACTTTATCATCCTGAACGAAGTTGAAGGATCTTTTAAATAAGATTTCTCGACAAGCTCAAAATGACAACGAAACTATATTTTTCATTTTACTTTGTTTTTAAATCTCTTGCCAAGTCTCAAATTGTCTTTTTTAATTACTTTTTATAATTATTTTGAAATTAGGCATATATTTGGTTATTAGCTATTTTGACACTATAATTAAGATGTGATTTCAAGACAACATCTTCCTAGATACGAATTTACCCAAGAAGGTTTTGATAAGCTTTTGCTTGAGCAAGAGCAACTGACTCAAAACCGGGTTGGAGCAGTCAAAGATTTAGCTGAGGCTCGGGCTATGGGCGATCTATCAGAAAATGGCTACTATAAAGCAGCTCGGGCCAAACTCTCCTCTATTGATTCGCGTTTAGGCCGGCTTAAACTCATGATCAAATATGCTGTGATCTTGGAAAGCAGCAAATCCGGGGCTGTTGATTTTGGTTGTAAAGTTACAGTGCAAGTTGGTTCCCTAAAGCGAGAATTTCAAATTGTGGGCAAAGAAGAATCAGATCCTTCAGCTGGGAAAATTTCTGGTCACTCACCGATTGGTCAAGCTTTGATGGGCAAGAAAAAAGGTGAGAAAGTTTTGGTACAAATTCCAGCCGGGGAAGTTGAGTATGAGATTTTAGTTGTGGAGTAAACAACTAGCACAATCAAAAGCTAATTTGGCTGTTTTTCCTTCAAAATCTAACCCTGTTAATTCATTAATACTCCCAATAATCCTCTTTCCATTTACTACAATTCCTAATTCTAAATTATAAGCATGACACATTGTTTGCATGCTTTGCATAAGGTTAATCATTTGTTCTCTTGTAACTCCTCTAGGCGTGCGAGTATGTAAATTTAAATCAAGGTTTTGAGCTTCTTTAATAGGATGCCTGAGGGCTTGTGTTGTAAGAGAAATTTCTTGTAAGAATCTGTTAAAAGCTGAAGGACGTGCTTGGGCAAAAGTTTTAATATCGGAATATGGTCCTTTTAAAGAATTCCATAAACAATATAGATCCTGCACTCCCAATAAAAGTATTGTATTCCAACTACTATAATCAATTGCTGTTGTTTGAGCTTCTAAATCATCAATAACATCGAGACATATAGAACAAAACACTTGCCTAATTCCAGCTTGGGAAAATAATTGAAGTTGTCTTGAAAGTGCTTCTGTAAGACATTCTTGTGTTGTTTGGCCTTGTGTATCAAATATATTATGATCTATATTGAGTCTTCCTTGATAAAATTTATATATTTTATGCATTAAACCAAGTTGAGCTTGATGAATGGTTGTGTCATTTACTTGTCCACGATTTTTAGCATCTTTGGCTAGCGAAAGAATATCAAGTTCTTCACCAGTTGATGCTGTTAATTTTCCAGTAATAATTTGTTGAATCAATTCTTGATTTATTCCTATAACACCAATAGCTCCAATACCCAAAGGATCTAATAATATATTTAGAAAATTACTTTTATCTGGTAATGTATTTCCTATTGGGATGTAAAAATCTGGGTGTCTATCAAAAACCAACCAACCAACTTGTCCAAGGTCAACGCCTGCTTGTTCTAAAGTATGGGCTAAGTAAGCATCATGACCATGATTTGAAGTTATAAAACACACACTTCTGTCTGAATTTGTATCCAAGACATCAGCGTAAAAAGTTGATAAACCTATCTCATTAACATTGGCAGGATAATTTCCACCTATGAGATTAATAGCACTATCTAAACCGTCTGGGGCTTTTTTAAGACCTTTAACAATTCTAATAATTTGAGATTTATCAAGTTGGGAACATAGATTAGTTTCTTCCAAAACAAGAGTAATCCAGCGTGAATCTTGTGTTGTGCATTCTTTTCTACATGCCTGAATTAAACCTAGATTTCCTCTAAACAAAGAAGGATTAAATACCTTTATAAGCTCTAATATAGGTAAAACGTCAGTTGCATCCCCTTCTAATCGAGGAGTAATTATAATTTCAGAATGTGGTCTTAAAGTCTCTCCTAATTCTCTATTTTTCATAGTAGTTGAGGCAGAGGAAGTTATTGTATCAAAAATATGAAAATTAGCTATAAAATAAATCTAATTGCTTGCTTGCCCGCTTTTT
This region of Candidatus Beckwithbacteria bacterium genomic DNA includes:
- a CDS encoding transcription elongation factor GreA, giving the protein MISRQHLPRYEFTQEGFDKLLLEQEQLTQNRVGAVKDLAEARAMGDLSENGYYKAARAKLSSIDSRLGRLKLMIKYAVILESSKSGAVDFGCKVTVQVGSLKREFQIVGKEESDPSAGKISGHSPIGQALMGKKKGEKVLVQIPAGEVEYEILVVE